The Cryptococcus neoformans var. grubii H99 chromosome 10, complete sequence genome segment GCGAAAGGAAAGGCCAGGGCTGATACAATCTACGAACAATGGGAAACAGTCCGTGGCGTATGGTAAATGTATAAGCAAGTCGTACACTGAAGTGTCCAAGGGCATGTGTGAAGCAGAATTCAGGGCTTTCAAAGACTGTGTTCAGGTGGGGTTAACCTCGTCTTCCTAGAAAAGGTTCTCATAGCTTATGGTTGATTTGTAGAAAGCCGTTGGGAGGAAATGGTAGATGACCAGAACGAATCATATTAAACCACATATGTTGTACCATTAAAATCCATGCAGTATCATAATCAAGTATGTCAAAAAGATGCTGGGGGAATCAGAAAATCTAGCATCTATATACACAACAACACCATATCCTTATCCAGTACTTATGCCAATCAAACCCTCCCACAAACAAACCAGAACCATTGTCActgttcctcctcttcccaaacaagcttccccctcccccacctATGCTCTTTCATCTTAACCGCTTCCCATTCTGCCCTGATAAACACCCacatccacctcctcaTTAACTCGAGCGTCTCCATCAAAAACACCCCACTTTCAATCTCACTGATAGTATGTAACCGATTAGATAGCTTGAGCGACCATGTGAATCGAAGTATGAGGTCGATGATGGTGAACAGATGGTAGATGAGCGGGtcagggagaagaagagttgggCGCAGGCCGAATGCGAAGAAGGATTTAGCTGGGCGGGTTGCGCGTGTAGGTGAGACGGAGGGTGAGGTGACAAATGGTGATGGGGTTGGACAAGGAGAGCGTTGATGATGGTCCGTTTCCCTCCGTTTGCGCAACAtttttttcatcctctctaTCCACCCTTCATGCCTcccaccaccttcctttTTGGCTCCCAACCAGGTGTCCGCCTCACATAACGCTAATCCCCAGTCCATCTCCACATCCCACCAGAAACTGTACATTGAATTGACACAGACAGCGAGAAGCCATAGCCTGAACAATCGGTGCTCGCCAAACCATCGATCATGTCGCTCGGCGAGTTCTTGAACAGAGATGCCCTTTTGACTGGCAATATCTGACACCACGGATTTTTGTAGAgcggagagaaggatgacTGGAAAGGCGGAAAAGTACTTGAGAGCGTTGGCAAGGGCACGCGGGGATTGCCATGAGGATTGGTAATATTCCAAAAGGCATTGACGGAATCGCAGCATGTATGGCAAACTATTTTATTTGAGCTCATGCCATCTTGTTTAGAACtaccaaaaaagaaaacctCCAAACTTACCTCACCATGAGCAAGGTGATATAGTTgctccatcctctttgACTGACACGACCCTGGGTGATCCCACCGCTCCAGATTTGGATAGCGGAGATCCACAAGTCACCAAGCACTTTGGCAAACGATGTGAGGATATCCGCGAGGATGACATCTGAAAAATGGATAGGATCATTGATACGAGGCAGTAATATCCTCTTGATGGCTCTACACCGTTGACGTTAACACCAACTCGTCCTTGtaaacaaacaaacaaacacAACACACCTTCTAAAACCAGCCCGTTCCCTCTCCACGATACCTCTCCACGGTACCGTCACACCAGCCACAACACCCACCATCGCCAAACCAGGAATCActctccacctctccatcgcttcctcctcttcgccgCTCACGTACCTGAAAAGCACCCATGCCGTCCCGACCCAGGCGCAGTACATGAGAAACAACTTGTACATCGGTCCGTGCAGTTTATTAGCCGACGGTCTCACTATCCTTGTATTTGTAAGGCGGATAGGCGTATCGGGTTCGTTGAgcgaggtggtggtggtggtggtgttTGCAAGCTGCTGCAGTCGAGAGGGGACGTCCAGCTGCATACCCTGTTCCGCAAGCTCGCCGCCATCGTCACTTTCATCTAGGGATATACCTCCTCCTGGATCATCTCTCAGGTCGAGGACCCAGCTCATGTCTATGCcgatgatggagaggaCATGCAGATTGACTGCCCACAGCAGGGTTGCCAGgccgacgaggaagaggacgcGGAAGGGTAAAGGgaaggaggcggagaaggaggggaggaggacgtGGGAGTGCGGGTCTGGCTGGAGGATGTCTGGGATGGAGTTTGAGGGGGGCGAGTCAATGTCCATTGGCGctggggaagagaaagagaaagtggATGGGGAAAGTGAAATGAGGATCCGAAAGTTAAACAGGTCCGTCGACATGGCTGAACTCTAAATCGCGGCCGCAGTCTCAGGGGACTTGTTACAGCGGCTATATATGACTGCAAACTGCGAATGGCTATGCATTGCCCTTGTATACACTGCTATAAAACACATACTCCCCACTCTGAGCTCATCGCTCGCCTCCATGGCTCAACATCACGTCCGCATCCAGGTTCGCGTCTTGAACAAGATCTGACAGCTTTTGTAACGCCGTTTGCTGCGTCGCCAGAACCTATACAGGAATACACGCATCAGCGCGCCGTTGTTATATCTTGGTCAATACTAAACTCACCTCTGCAATCTCAGCCAgcatcttctcatctcccaccCATTGTTCTCGTCCATCAGAACCCCGgacctttctcttcctcctaaTCTCCTCCAACTGGCCCCAAAGTTCATTCACCTGACCAAGCAGTCTCCCTCTGGACACTTCCCCTCTAGCCTCCACTCTCTTTACACTATTTCTACCGTGTCCTTCAAGCTCCGCCTTGACTCCTTCAAGCTGCTTGGCCATatctgcttcttcctgctTAAACACTGTTGATTGAATGATGGGTACATGCTGCGGAGTCTGAGCTGCGAGGTGGATCAACCGGTGCACAAGTTGGGACTGCCTTGCTTGGAGGTTGGCGAGACGGATagaggatgaaagggaCGTTTGTCGAGTGTGTGCAAGAGCGGCGGTGATCTCCTTGATACGTTCTTGGTGAACGCTTGCAAGGTTTTCTTGGAGCTGTTGTCGTTTTTTCACGTCGGCCCAGCCAACTGCCAATACAGGGACCATACTGTCGTAACATTTAGTTTTTTTCtgcgatgatgatgatgatggtgatgatgctTCAGAATCCAAAATTTGACGTACGAATTGGGGTCGGGATTATCCCGCAAAGCTTTTGCCCACTTGGCATCATCGTTCGCACCTGCCGGCCTTCCATATCTGTTTGCtgtcccttcctccacaacATTATAGAAAAAATACTACACTCTTTTATCAGTCTCGATCTAATAGCTCCAACAAAAAATAATAAAAACTTACTTTGAAACGGCAGTCAGGGCTATTAGTATCCCAAGCATCCTGGACTGCCTTGATCCTCGACTCGatatccatctccttcttcacacCAAACACGCTCTGCTGCATGCTCTGCTGAGGAGCCTGGGATTGTTGAAGCTGGTTGACTTGATTAGTAGACTGGCCAAAAGCTGATCCGAACAAACCaccttgctgctgctgctgcggttgttgttgctgttgaggttgagcaCCAAATGCGCTACCGCCAAACAAACCACCTGCAGGTTTGGCTTGTGATTGTCCAAGGTTTCCAAACAACCCTCCaccttgctgctgttgctgctgttgttgagcTGCTGATCCAAACAGTCCGCCAACCTGAGAAGGCTGCTGGGTAGTAGACCCAAAGAGACCACctccttgttgttgaggctgctgctgagtCGACCCAAAAAGTCCACCGCCAGTCGCAGGTGCAGCAGTACTTCCAAACAGCCCTCCCGCAGGCTTTTGCTGATTTTGGTTCTGCTGCCCAAACAGCCCTCCTGTACTCGTGCCCGCCGTACTCCCAAACAATCCACCACCCGCCTgaggctgttgctgctgctgctgaggtTGTTGAGTCTGACCAAAGAGCCCACCACTTCCTTGAGCAGGTGCGCCGGTTGTAGAGCCAAACAATCCACCAGACggttgctgctgctgttgtaTTGTTGATCCAAAGAGCCCTCCTCCAACCCCCGCCGCGCCTGCCCCTGTGGTCGACCCAAACATTCCACCTCCTTGCTGTCCTTGTTGAGGCTGGCTAGTTGACCCAAACATTCCCGTCCCTGCAGGCTTTGGCTGAGATCCAAATAAACCGCCTGctggttgttgttgctgctgtggTTGGGACTGGGAGCCAAAGAGTCCACCGCCAGTCGTAGCTGGTTGAGCCGAGGTAGTGGATTGTTGGCCAAATCCTCCAAAAAGAGGTTTAGCACCCCCTGCAGCTTGTCCTGCGGATCCAAAAACGTATCAGTATGCTCCTATCCACAGTGTCCACCCAGTAGTACTCACCAAATCCACCAAAAGACATTGAATGCAGTTGAAAAATACGTGTAAAATAATAAAGAAATGTATGCAAGATTCAAGATGTAATTCCAAGCGCGACTGTCCTCTCGATTTTCGGCGATTTCGCGGTTTGTGGCGGTGGTGTCGAGAGGGTGGACGATGGCGTCGGGAAATCTTCTGACGGGATTCTTctcgtctttttcttccccaGACAGACATGGCGAGACGTATAGCATCAATTTCTGGAAACGCACTCTATGGAGCTGGGTCGCGTCCCGCAGTTCTCACAtacaccctcttcttccgctcaTATTCCACCCCAGCACGCGAAAAAGTCGCCAAACCCACTGCCTACGGTAGACTCCGGCCTGTTATATCGACATTTCAAGCACCGATAGATTGGGCAGCGGCTTATGGCTCGGGTGTCCTGCCCCAGGCATCTTACAAGCCCCCAGCGCCGGGAGATGCAGGACCGCTGACAGACTTGTTGATATCCACACCCGACGCAGAGGCTTTCCACAAGATCAATCTGGAGCAGAACCCGGGACACTATCCTGTGTACGCGAGGTGGATAGGCGGGAAAGGGGTAGGGTGGGTGCAGGAGAAGTGGGGAGCGGGGGTGTGGTATGTGACCATGGTGGACATTAACGGCGTGGTGGGTCGTTTTGTCTGGCCTTTTTACGCAGTTGTCAAGAGCTGATGGAAGTGGGGGGGAAAGAATGTCAAGTACGGCGTCATATCCACTCCGACGCTGGAGAAAGACCTGAAAGAATGGACCACATTCTACCTCTCTGGACGGTTACACAAGCCGGTGCTAACCCTTATCCCACCATCGCCATCCCTCTCTTCAGCTCTCAGTACCAATTCACACTCTGCCCTCTCCCtcgctctcctccttttaCCGCCCAGTTTTACAGAAGATGGGCTATGGGAACAGATTGCTGGGCTAAGTTACTCGGGCGATCCAAGAATGAGCGTGCCAGGAGCTGAAAACCCAGAAAAGGTGAGGAATATCGTAAGAGGTGAAGGGGCGAGGGAAGGATTCCGAGAGGTCTATGGTGGGCTGTTGAGAGGATTAGGAATCAGATGGAAGGGCGAAGATAAGGGCGACAAGGAAGGGTGGGAATGGAAGGGGaacggagaagagatgatggtcGTGGGTATACCCAATACTCTGCCTCAGTTTGAAGCCAAAACTGACTGGACACGTAGAGACCTGATGGATCAAAGTACCTACTCTCCCTCACTCTGTCCTTGCCACTCTCCCTTCGCCAATCTCTTGCCGTTCATTATCCTATTCTCTCGTCCGCCTCCGCCTCAAGCGAGCATTCCAGTCGGGTATCTGTAGTCGAGGACTCCAAATTTCGAGCCAACCTCTCGGAAGCATTGCGCAAAATCATCCACGGCCCCGCTTTGCGCCAAAGTATCAAGGGGTTGTTCACTGCCGGCCCAGTGAAGAGTTTCTGGTATAGCCTGGCCAAGATTGGTAAGTGGTTAAAGGGGAGAAAGCAAAagtgaaaaaaagaggtacggttgaagaagccaaTATCCAGCATCAAATATCCCGCATAGTGTAGCCTCATAGCACAATTAACAGAGTTGACATGGTACATTCATGATTGCATTCAATAATCTACAATCCGATCTATCATTCTTATATTATTACTTGCTTCGATCGGCGTGACACACTACACTGTTCCTCTGCAATCTGCAGTCCGCATTTGAAAACTTCTCGCCGCCTCGCCTCACGACCGCCTCAAGGAAGGACGCGGTCAAACGATTCTCCTCTGATAGAGCCACCTCGCATAGCAGTCTTGACATTGTGAATAAAGCTCTCACGGTTCCGTCTGAAATCTTCGGCGGCGTCTAATAGAGGTTATCAGTCAGTAAACTCTTTACATACTGTAGTCGCTTGACAAGCTTACCCTTGTTCAGGGGGTCATCAGGGTTACTAGGTGATGTCAGTATGTGGTGATAGCTGAACAGCATTGAAACTCACGGttcaaggaaaagatatTGGATACCGATCATCACACTAGAAAGTGTCAAGACTGGTTTCCAGTCTTCTCTCAAAATGTTCCTACAACTTTATCAATTTCCCATTTTTACTTAAGCAAATAAGAAGCAGCGCTCACAAGCAGACGTTCCCCTCCAGATCCAGATTAGGGTGGTAGATCTTCTCCAGGCACTTGACCTTGGGCGGTTCATGAGGGTAATTGGGATTGATCACGAATGAAAAAGTAAAGACACCGCCCTTATAGATGCCTTCGTCAGGAGTGATGGTGAGTTTAAAGTTGAGGACGTCGTTGGGGTCGGGGAAGACGGTTTTCATTGTAGAGGGAAGGTCGAGTTCAGTCAGGTCTGACATTGATAATCAGCCACCAGGCGTAAATGAGAGAATTCGCGATGGCGCCCCCTCACGGCCGTCACTTGAGTAAATATCCCAAACCTTTTTGGATTCGGAGCTGAGCGGCAGTGACCTTGGGTCTCTTCTTTGCAGCAGCctcttcgttcttcttgACGGACCAAAGCTACAGGATATCCATTAGGAAAGAGGTCGAGGAGAGTCAGCATCGTTGTGCGCAGTGGCGAGTTTCGGCGGGTGCTAAGGCGAGCTGTATGCAGACATACCTTGATCATGTTGCTTGTATGTGGATGAGGTTGTGAATTCCTATGTATAATTGTTATGCGGAATTAAGGAGGATAAGGAAAGTACGTATGATGCTCGTCGCCGTCGTTGTTCTCGCCATCCGTCGCTAGTTCATCGCCGTTTCCCGACATTTCATCTCGGCAACGAATAATCCACAATTTCACTTTCTCACGTATTATTCGTCCCTCACACCTTTTTCACTTGTAAATACAAATGTCCCAGCCAGGAGAACCCGCAGATCAGTGGCATACAGTGTAAGCGtacctccttcttcctgcGCAGGAAACCGTCCGCTCATCCATCGATCCTACCCGCTCCTCTTTTGCGTCACTGCACACGCACACAAAACTGTCAACATTACAGCACGTTAAAAATCCCGTTCCACACTTCTGAACATGCAGTCATAGCGAGGAGGGCGCTCGATGTGGATAGGGAACAGAACGGCAGTCTGGTGCGAAGAGAGATGAATGTTGAAGGGGACATACTCGTCGTGTGAGTACCAATTTATGTGCAGTGCGGGGATTTTGAGACAACCCCATACCACATTATCCCAAGACGTATCCATCCATTAATGAAATGCTGACCCATGCACTATATAGTAACTACGCTACAACGTCCGTCCGCCTGCTCCGTCTTTCCACAAActcatttctttcttccgCCGATCTTGTACTCCGTACCATGTCATCCTTCGCTCCAGACCCTTCCGACAGAATACCCACCGATGAAGAACTGGAAGAATTGAGGCAGGAGGCGAACAGAAATACCGGTGTTGGCAGGGGAATAGAACTGAAGGGCGATGGGAAGGGTGCAGGCAGTGGAGAGGAAGTCCGATAATACCTTTTTTCGCCGCTTGGCTTGGCGTTTGTTTGTGGAGTAAAAGTGttatttttttctttcaatGACCTGTACGGATTAATAGAAGTGTATTGTATAAGTACGGTCTAGGGACATAgatttttctttctcaaaATACACAAATGCAAAACGTTTCATAGCTGACTATCGGAAAAGTTCTAACTGAAGAGCTTGTTCACGCTCATGTTGTTATCGgcgttcttcttcaaaaccTTTGCTATCGCCATCTCAAAGTCCTCCTGACCGACATattgtcttctctctcgcAGCGCGTACATTCCTGCGACGACATCATCAGCGCTGTCTCTCAAACTTTAAACAAGGCAAAGACACTTACCCGCTTCAGTACAGATACCCCTAACTTCAGCACCTGAACAGTTGcccatcttctctgccAATGATCTAAAGTTGATACCACGCTGGAGAGACATCTTTCTCGAATGAATCTTGAGAATAGTGATTCGAGCCTCGGGgttgggaggagggaacTCGATTTTACGGTCGATACGTCCCGGACGCAGGAGAGCGGAATCGAGAATGTCTATACGGTTAGTGGCCATGATAACCTGAATTAGAGTCAGCTCTGCACAAGGGTTGCCATTATAAGGAGACAAACCTTGATGTTCTTCGTGGCCTCAAATCCATCCAACTGGTTCAACAATTCCATCATTGTCCTCTGCACTTCCGAGTCTCCACTCTTACCacccccttctcctcgcGAACTTCCGATAGAGTCAATTTCATCCATGAAAATGATACTTGGCGCATGTTCTCTCGCCATCACGAACAGCTCTCGCACCATTCGGGAACCTTCACCAATGTACTTTTGTACAAGTTCCGAACCAGATACCCGGATGAATCGACAGTCGGTGTGATGTGCAACCGCTCGAGCGAGAAGGGTCTTACCCGTCCCCGGTGGACCGTAGAGCAAGACGCCCTTGGGCTGAGCGATACCCAAACTCTCAAAGAGTTCGGGGTGCTTAACGGGCAACTCGATAACTTCCTTAATCTCCTTGATTTGCTTGTCCAAACCACCAACCATCTCATATGTACTATCAGGAACCTTTTCGACCATCATGAGAGAGACGAGGGGGTCGATCTTGTTGGGGAGGATGGAATGGAGGAGGTAAGAATCGGCTCGAAGGGAAACTCGGATGTTAGGGGTAAGGGCAGAGATGGGGATATCGGGGGAGAAGTCAACCACTGCGACATACTTAGCACAGGTTTTCTTTTAGAAAAGAGGTAGTTGCTACTTACCGTACTTGCCCTCAGGCTGCACCTTGACCAaaaccttcttcttaccCATCACCTTAATGACCTCACCGACATAGCTTCCGGGCTCTTGCAAAACCTGCAATTCTTCTCGAAGTAGCCTCACTATGCAGCTTGTCAGATACAGGTACACATATGGGCCAACGACAACAATTTTAGATTGCCAAATGTGATAAAACTGGCTATGACTAACCTCGAGCGTTAAGGGCATTACGCTGAGCTTCCAAACGACGAAGGTTTTGTGTTTTACGGGTGATGTCAAGCTCGGCAGCTTCGATCTTGTTCTGATAGTAGGTCTAATTACAATTGTCAGAATGCAACCTCTCTGTGCATAGAAATAGAACAATTAGAACATACCTTGATGCTACCTCCAGGAGTAGATGTTGGAGCTTTGGGCATCTTCTGAGTCGCCACCGCCATTATCTCTCTGTTATGTGCTGGATTGTATCCCCTATAAGTATAGTATCGATGCTGAGCGTTGTGCCTAAGCTGGAAACGAAGAAAATATAGCTATAAATAAGGCGATCGTGTATGGAAAGAGGACATGGGATCCCATGGAGGGTGGCTCAGTTGACGACGCGTTGGCTAGAAGTGGCTTTTACGTAACAACGTCATTACCACTTTCAGGCTGCCTCCGGCGGCGACGAACGATGCCATCATTATTAAATAACTAAAAAGATCGGCTGATTTACTGACTTGAAAGCCACAATCGCATCGTATACGGCGCATAGGCCATGATGAGAGGGTTGAGACAGGCTACACTGTGAGTTGAATTAGGTGTAGGCAATGtcaggaagaggatcaTTAACAGACCATAGACATCCCCTACTCACGGTCTTCCTCGCATTCTTTGTCCTTACAACCGTTTCAGCAGCGCAAGAGCCCCCTCCCAAATACATTTACGCCAATCACTCCCTCCTGACGGAGGAAAGTCATCTTCAAAAGAGAGTACCAGCCAAGAAACCCGAATATGTTGCCCACAAGGCGGGAGATTTAACATGTCGGCCATTTGGGGAATGTTCTCCTTGTCCAAAGGATGAGGTGGGTTAAGAGTCTTTCATGAGTGACATATCTGCGCAACTTGGATTGTCTAACCATATTTTTATTGTATGAATCCATGCGAACGCTCAATCTTTTACTTTCACAGCTCGACCAAGCATTCTGCCTTCCCTTCGGAAACCGgcgccttcttcattgcATCCCTGCCTATGCCAATACTTCTATGTCTCAGCAAGGCGAAGTTCCCGCATGGGAAGCTTGCGGTAAAGtggtcaagaaggaagcaCAAGACTTTTATGAATTCGTTGTATGTTTTCCACTTACGCCCTATTCAAATAAAGGTTTGAGCTGATGGGTATGCGAAACTTATTAGACAGCGAACCTCTTGTTTCTGATAGTTGCTTTATCAATATTATGGGCAAGAACATCGGCACTGGCGGCCGAGCAATATAGACAGCTGGCTGCTAGGATTGGTATACCTGGGGGGAACTGGGTGAGGGCCGGTTAGTCGTGACCCATAATTCCGAGGCATCTTGTGTGTATGTATTCCGCGGTAGTCTTGAATCTCGAATTTGGATGTAGTGAAAGCTCCTTCTCAACTGCGTTGCCTGCCATTAAGACGTCTGAGTCAACAATAACGGGCATTAAACAAGTATGGGAACTTCTCAAGACCCCGTCTCACGTAGATGCTGATGCACATGTCATGTGGTACAAGGTGATACATGTCATCTCTCCCAACTTCATGCAATGAGCTCTCTATGCCGTTGACTTCAAGTAGTTGGCGCCCTTGATATTTTGTCGATTTCTGCCAGTTGTCATCGATCAGCCTCCATTCCCTGCACTCCCGAATGGAACCATCCAAATATGCAACTCACAAGTTTTTCaacttctttttctccgcTTGCAGGTCAAAGCCTGATTCTCCCTCTTGGGTCAAGTGAACAGCATTCTCCTCCGCCTTGTGCGCCTTGCTAGTATCTTCCAGTAAAGTCCACAACCATGCTGGGTATTGGTCGTCTGGAAGGGCGACGGGGTCAGGCTTGTCTTTGAGGACGGAGAGGTTGGCAAGAGGAGTCCCAGCGGGGCACGAGGAAACAACAGCTGGTTAGAAAAGCATTTTTGTCAGTATTTTGTACAAAGATGGTACTTCGAAAACACTTACCCCTTCCGGGCTTAGTTTTAGGAGAGGCGCAagctgaggaagaggagaaggaggcagCGCCAGCCCGAGCAACCTGTATTGACCGTCTTCTGGTAATGCTGGTGAGGGGTCTTAAGGAAATCATTATTGGTTTTCGGGAATGTAAGTAAACAAACTGTCTGAAGTTGTATAACTGGTGAAATTCATATTTAAGTGTCGAAAGCGCAACAAACGGAggccagcagcagcagcagcagcagccgcggcggcggcgcgCCGAGCGAAATCTAGCAGTGACGTGGTATTTTTAGTCTccaatttgcttccgccgTTCAATGGAGCCAAACAAATTAGGCTCGACACGAGCCCCACGACGGACATCGATCGGTCTccgacgaggacgaggtcCAAAAGTGGGGCTCGTGTCGAGCCTACAAACAAATATCAGTCCGATGGTGATTTTCGCACTGATTTTAGCATGACGTCGTATAAGCATGACCATCTGTCAATCGCCAAGCTATAAATTCACCACCATCTATACGGGATGGATGAGCTGACACCCTTACTTGTTGTCTGAAATAAGCTTAATGGCGAAAACATGGTCCACGTTGGGAACAACGCTACTGCTGAGAAACGGAAAAGGGTTTTAGTTGTCGGAGCAGGTGCTGCTGGGTAGGTCTTAAGGGTAGATAAGCAGTTACTGACTCTAGTCAAGGATGTCCACGGCTTACCATCTTTCCCAACATCCAGAGAGATTTGATGTTACCCTCATAGATTCCGTTGATTACTGCGGAGGTCAGGCTTTTTCCATACCTATCAACAGAGAAAAACATGGAGCTTCATGGTGTAATCAAGGCGTCCAAGGCGGCTCGTACATCTTTCATCACACTTGCACCATGTTTCAGCGACAAGGCTACAAGGCAGACCCTTGTGAGCTTCAAGTCTCTTTTGGCAAGGACGGGACTTTCTGGTCAAACATGTTCGCAACTAATCTGATCGTGAAGCACCGGAAGGAAGTGAGGAGGCTGGTGTGGATGCTCAAAGTCGTGAGATGGTTCGAGATCATCTTTGCCCTTCTGCCACTCAAAGTCGTATTCAAGCTTTTCTGCTTTTCCAATGAGTTTACAAATACAATTGCGCTGCCCATGAttgcccttttcctcggCACGGGTAACGCAACACCGGACGTTCCCGTGATCATGTTTGAACGACTCTGCACCTCGCCCACGTATGGGATGTGGTACGCACCGAACAAGAACTATGTGATCGATAATCGGCCGCCGATGATTGTATTCCCCAACTTTTCAGA includes the following:
- a CDS encoding mitochondrial matrix protein import protein produces the protein MARRIASISGNALYGAGSRPAVLTYTLFFRSYSTPAREKVAKPTAYGRLRPVISTFQAPIDWAAAYGSGVLPQASYKPPAPGDAGPLTDLLISTPDAEAFHKINLEQNPGHYPVYARWIGGKGVGWVQEKWGAGVWYVTMVDINGVNVKYGVISTPTLEKDLKEWTTFYLSGRLHKPVLTLIPPSPSLSSALSTNSHSALSLALLLLPPSFTEDGLWEQIAGLSYSGDPRMSVPGAENPEKVRNIVRGEGAREGFREVYGGLLRGLGIRWKGEDKGDKEGWEWKGNGEEMMVRPDGSKYLLSLTLSLPLSLRQSLAVHYPILSSASASSEHSSRVSVVEDSKFRANLSEALRKIIHGPALRQSIKGLFTAGPVKSFWYSLAKIGKWLKGRKQK
- a CDS encoding large subunit ribosomal protein L37, with amino-acid sequence MISLRPLTSITRRRSIQVARAGAASFSSSSACASPKTKPGRAVVSSCPAGTPLANLSVLKDKPDPVALPDDQYPAWLWTLLEDTSKAHKAEENAVHLTQEGESGFDLQAEKKKLKNLNRQNIKGANYLKSTA
- a CDS encoding ubiquitin-conjugating enzyme E2 M — encoded protein: MIKLWSVKKNEEAAAKKRPKVTAAQLRIQKDLTELDLPSTMKTVFPDPNDVLNFKLTITPDEGIYKGGVFTFSFVINPNYPHEPPKVKCLEKIYHPNLDLEGNVCLNILREDWKPVLTLSSVMIGIQYLFLEPNPDDPLNKDAAEDFRRNRESFIHNVKTAMRGGSIRGESFDRVLP
- a CDS encoding 26S protease regulatory subunit 8, which codes for MAVATQKMPKAPTSTPGGSIKTYYQNKIEAAELDITRKTQNLRRLEAQRNALNARVRLLREELQVLQEPGSYVGEVIKVMGKKKVLVKVQPEGKYVVDFSPDIPISALTPNIRVSLRADSYLLHSILPNKIDPLVSLMMVEKVPDSTYEMVGGLDKQIKEIKEVIELPVKHPELFESLGIAQPKGVLLYGPPGTGKTLLARAVAHHTDCRFIRVSGSELVQKYIGEGSRMVRELFVMAREHAPSIIFMDEIDSIGSSRGEGGGKSGDSEVQRTMMELLNQLDGFEATKNIKVIMATNRIDILDSALLRPGRIDRKIEFPPPNPEARITILKIHSRKMSLQRGINFRSLAEKMGNCSGAEVRGICTEAGMYALRERRQYVGQEDFEMAIAKVLKKNADNNMSVNKLFS